One Cardiocondyla obscurior isolate alpha-2009 linkage group LG11, Cobs3.1, whole genome shotgun sequence DNA segment encodes these proteins:
- the Rab3-gef gene encoding MAP kinase-activating death domain protein isoform X3, producing MDIQKKFLCPRLVDYLAIVGSRMPAASRQPVQVPELLRRYPVEDHKDFPLPLDMVYFCQPEGCSSVGPKRTALREATSFTFTLTDKDSGKTRYGICVNFYRPTERAGVMASGNMSVKREKYNTTFRRESWRKSMERSTDSAFSSDYRSSAVGPSDSERDCSSSRRDSDTPQVPHAPRLEFIAPSGDSESGGSHSPSPRASRRRQRVRNHTLTSLCIISHHPFFSMFRECLFVLRKIIDACNESFSPQKVGASRQTNRDTVWSVLTGQALGDTPSIVLHDVREIETWILRLLSSPVPVPAKTRVEVEIISSNMQPPLCFALPDHTRFTLVDFPLHLPLELLGVDICLKVLTLILLENKIVLQSRDYNALSMSVMAFVTMIYPLEYMFPAIPLLPTCMSCAEQLLLAPTPFVIGIPASFLLYKKNFRLPDDIWLVDLDSNKITAPSALNEDSLPPLPEPEGTILKNHLKQAMQLMDQVGSSAMASMAGPPLAPQDASLRMSFQAQSRRESTVSHHFTLNVASTKHRPSVDQFTHSHAPLNSPGASSSSSPPRRPSMSQTVGPGPGGQFSPKATGQNSTAPFNPFIYGNDVDSVDIATRVAMVRFFNSQNLLANFTEHTRTLRLYPRPVVAFQINSFLRSRPRKSSFLNKFARTQAVEFLAEWSLTPSNVAFLRVQTGVFDPAQIGDKPRWYASNLEPIYFPVWDSGSSLANALKAMKEHETQPTDESGSDSEGAESTSSSYSSLSDFVSEMASSDLSPGYNCPQASQPQQMSLSVDPKNVYNPPSSLQYPGVEEDSPVRPESPPSTSSSHSDLSSPSLNRDSELELNPKIHEGSQSANDKEEGGSFESDSASTITPRTILSAQSSVGQFTGISMGALGTQSSLNDTERPATPHRTSRISRYVTPVPPTGPGLQRQPSVGNVLARASSFNTAGPLLPRQISAVNTGEHHHEATQLQRQASAGPVIMQKQGNDNTVQRQNSGGNATGNGVLRQGSQGSLFEQIASQAKDLMRETTRQSSQDGLLAHMDKLKHQAKEKITEAGEDSLFAPLEQLTQQTKKAMGEATKSVQEVSKTALEASKTAAGVSKNTLDDLTYVGKSTLGDLTKSAKEVAAKKGLLKGLGESQQSPVHSPQSPGSQRKDSISNQLVASDTRGGVGRDFFSNISSDLNGIAAQTSSMFSDLFGSKNNSKSSSFFPQNQKSKEKNPILGPFPKVAAKTGLVERSSLIKHSTHKVNQEDAQRLQNAERSSTNSDNQAFLNDVITQVLAGEGVGWLKLNRLKKLMEDENYRDLVVTKLNKGLNRKISPNDHIDDVAISKPVYKGMLKCLQAVTHGLAHTYNNFGLGGMASVFQLMEIAHTHYWSKDLSEGSGFDSSLMSQASSPFGSRENLKSPQSPNQSDFMDVSQRSDLPQVHLDVPQAPPAGDTSQSTTDMFLDMFTKKGKFLSKLTSFDSESGRGGGTGSSEALSTDGGSIITNPAFRQAHQASFRSTVSDSEVEQGNFPRQGKQRSGSVWSSKSSLSTGFRYHGGSLIPTTAVPSPETARTYLFEGLLGKERSSLWDEMQFWEDAFLDAVSQERDMMGMDQGPGEMVERYKSLSESERRRLEHEEDRLLCTLLHNLTAVLVMLNVDKNELKRKVRRLLGKSHIGLIYSQELNLLLDQINNLHGNDIDLKPLTSRQMHRQSFTVHSGVDAEGDLRFLEVRHDGLVLRSVNGVIVERWWYERVVNMTYSPKNKVLCLWRRSGGDTELHKYYTKKCKDVYYCIKDAMEKAAARGRGANAGYELGGEFPVQDMRTGEGGLLQVCMEGVGLLFANSKFFVRLDHIRKCFTQKDGIFVLEEFNPKTRQVIQRKYKSQMASDICYAVLCVFSYVAAGTEKGKQQQQPPQPQQHSLQPHHQRQHQHQQQQHQHQQQQQQHQQQQHQQQQHQQHQQQQQNYQSRHPYQQHRQEQSQPSNPTPQMHKPTQLDPHPRQH from the exons ATGGATATACAGAAGAAGTTCCTGTGTCCCCGACTGGTGGATTATCTCGCCATCGTGGGGTCCAGGATGCCCGCTGCCTCTCGTCAGCCCGTACAG GTACCGGAGCTGCTACGTAGATATCCGGTGGAGGATCACAAGGACTTTCCTCTGCCTTTGGATATGGTGTACTTCTGTCAGCCGGAAGGCTGCAGCAGCGTGGGACCGAAGCGTACGGCCTTACGAGAGGCGACGTCATTCACCTTCACCCTTACCGACAAGGATTCAG GAAAAACGCGTTATGGAATCTGCGTGAATTTCTATCGACCTACGGAGAGAGCGGGGGTCATGGCCAGCGGAAACATGTCGGTCAAAAGAGAGAAGTACAACACCACGTTTCGCAGGGAAAGCTGGAGGAAGAGCATGGAGAGAAGCACGGACTCCGCTTTTTCTAG CGACTATAGGAGCAGTGCGGTGGGTCCGAGTGACTCTGAGAGAGATTGCTCCAGTAGCAGAAGGGACTCGGATACCCCGCAGGTACCTCACGCCCCGAGATTGGAGTTCATCGCACCGAGCGGAGACAGCGAAAGTGGCGGCAGTCATTCCCCTTCGCCACGCGCGTCTCGAAGACGTCAG AGGGTTCGCAATCACACCTTAACTTCGTTATGCATCATTTCGCATCATCCGTTCTTTTCGATGTTCCGGGAGTGTCTTTTCGTTCTGAGGAAGATTATCGATGCGTGCAACGAGAGCTTTTCGCCGCAAAAGGTGGGAGCCTCTCGTCAGACCAACAG AGATACGGTATGGAGCGTGCTAACTGGTCAAGCTCTAGGCGATACACCGTCCATCGTGCTTCACGATGTTCGCGAGATCGAAACGTGGATATTGCGATTGCTCAGTAGCCCTGTGCCCGTTCCGGCGAAGACACGCGTTGAAGTTGAGATAATATCATCGAATATGCAGCCTCCACTGTGCTTTGCCCTGCCGGACCACACCAGGTTTACTCTAGTCGATTTTCCTTTGCATCTACCGCTGGAGCTCCTAGGCGTCGACATATGTCTAAAGGTCCTTACTCTCATCCTCTTAGAGAACAAG atTGTACTTCAGTCACGCGATTACAACGCGTTGTCCATGTCGGTTATGGCGTTCGTCACGATGATTTATCCACTGGAGTACATGTTTCCGGCGATACCTTTGCTTCCCACATGCATGAGCTGCGCGGAACAGCTGTTGCTTGCCCCAACGCCCTTCGTGATCGGAATACCCGCGTCTTTCTTGCTGTACAAGAAGAACTTCAGGCTGCCCGACGATATCTGGCTGGTGGATTTGGATAGCAATAAGATTACGGCGCCTAGCGCTCTGAACGAGGATAGTTTACCGCCATTACCGGAGCCGGAGGGCACTATTCTAAAGAATCATCTAAAGCAG GCAATGCAACTGATGGATCAAGTTGGCTCTAgt GCGATGGCCAGTATGGCAGGCCCACCGTTGGCCCCGCAGGACGCGTCGCTGCGTATGTCCTTTCAAGCGCAGAGCAGAAGAGAAAGCACGGTCTCTCATCATTTCACCTTAAA cgTTGCTTCGACAAAGCACAGACCGAGCGTCGATCAGTTCACGCATTCTCACGCCCCATTAAATTCACCCGGCGCGAGCTCGTCGTCGAGCCCACCTCGTCGGCCGTCGATGTCACAGACAGTTGGACCCGGACCGGGCGGCCAGTTTTCGCCGAAGGCAACTGGACAAAACTCGACGGCGCCTTTCAACCCTTTCATCTACGGGAACGACGTGGACTCGGTGGATATCGCTACGCGGGTCGCCATGGTACGGTTCTTCAATTCGCAGAACCTGCTGGCCAACTTCACCGAGCACACGCGGACTTTGCGGCTGTACCCTCGGCCGGTGGTGGCCTTCCAGATCAACTCGTTTCTCCGCTCGCGGCCCAGGAAGAGCAGCTTCCTCAACAAGTTTGCGCGCACGCAGGCGGTCGAATTCCTGGCCGAATGGTCTTTAACACCGAGTAACGTGGCCTTCCTCCGAGTGCAAACCGGCGTGTTCGATCCCGCGCAGATCGGCGACAAGCCGCGCTGGTACGCGAGCAATCTCGAGCCGATCTACTTCCCTGTCTGGGATTCCGGTAGCTCGCTGGCGAACGCTTTGAAGGCGATGAAGGAGCACGAGACTCAGCCTACGGACGAGAGTGGGTCGGATTCCGAAGGTGCGGAGAGCACCAGTTCTTCTTATTCTTCCCTAAGCGACTTTGTCTCCGAGATGGCATCGTCTGATTTGTCACCAG GTTACAACTGTCCGCAAGCGAGTCAGCCGCAACAAATGTCGCTTTCGGTAGACCCGAAGAACGTTTACAACCCACCGAGCTCTCTGCAATATCCGGGAGTGGAGGAGGATTCGCCAGTGCGTCCTGAGAGTCCGCCGAGCACGTCTTCTAGTCACAGCGATCTCAGCAGCCCGAGCTTGAACAGGGACTCTGAGCTCGAGTTAAATCCAAAAATTCACGAGGGCTCGCAGTCGGCTAAC GATAAAGAGGAGGGTGGTAGCTTTGAGTCAGACTCCGCGTCGACAATAACACCGCGCACTATCCTGAGCGCACAAAGTTCGGTAGGACAGTTCACAGGGATAAGCATGGGAGCTTTAGGCACTCAGTCTTCGCTCAACGACACTGAACGTCCTGCCACACCTCACAGGACCTCGCGTATCAGTAGATATGTCACTCCT GTACCGCCTACGGGACCGGGTTTGCAGCGCCAGCCGAGCGTCGGCAACGTCCTGGCGAGAGCTTCTAGTTTCAATACCGCCGGGCCACTTTTGCCGCGGCAGATAAGCGCGGTCAATACCGGCGAGCATCACCACGAGGCGACGCAGCTTCAGCGTCAGGCATCGGCTGGGCCGGTGATTATGCAGAAACAAGGCAACGACAACACGGTGCAACGACAAAACAGCGGTGGCAATGCTACCGGAAACGGTGTGCTTCGCCAGGGCTCGCAGGGTTCCTTGTTCGAGCAAATCGCCAGCCAGGCAAAGGACTTGATGCGGGAGACTACGAGACAAAGCAGCCAGGACGGGTTACTCGCGCACATGGACAAG CTGAAGCATcaggcgaaagaaaaaattacggAGGCAGGCGAGGATAGTTTATTTGCGCCACTGGAGCAA TTGACGCAGCAGACGAAAAAGGCGATGGGCGAGGCCACAAAGTCGGTGCAGGAGGTATCAAAGACCGCGTTAGAAGCTAGTAAAACTGCAGCGGGTGTGAGTAAGAACACGTTGGATGATCTGACGTACGTCGGTAAAAGCACATTGGGAGACCTAACGAAAAGTGCCAAAGAAGTTGCCGCGAAAAAAGGATTGCTCAAG GGCCTTGGAGAGTCGCAACAATCACCGGTGCACAGTCCGCAGTCACCCGGCTCGCAGCGGAAAGATTCGATCAGCAATCAGTTGGTCGCATCTGACACGCGTGGTGGCGTCGGGCGAGACTTTTTCAGCAATATTAGCAGCGATTTAAACGGAATCGCAGCACAGACTAGTAGCATGTTTAGCGATTTATTCG gtagtaaaaataattctaagaGCAGCAGCTTTTTCCCACAAAATCAGaaatcgaaagagaaaaatcctaTTCTTGGACCATTTCCGAAAG TTGCAGCAAAAACCGGTTTGGTGGAACGGTCTTCGTTGATCAAACATTCTACACATAAAGTTAATCAAGAAGATGCGCAAAGATTACAAAACGCGGAACGCTCCAGCACAAATAGCGACAATCAAGCCTTTTTAAATGAC GTGATAACGCAAGTGTTGGCTGGCGAAGGTGTTGGCTGGCTCAAATTAAATAGATTGAAGAAGCTAATGGAAGATGAAAATTATCGAGATTTAGTTGTGACCAAATTGAACAAAGGTCTTAATAGAAAGATTAGTCCCAATGATCATATTGACGATGTg gCCATATCGAAGCCCGTATATAAGGGAATGTTAAAGTGCCTTCAAGCAGTAACGCATGGTCTCGCACACACGTATAACAATTTTGGACTAGGCGGGATGGCTTCTGTCTTCCAACTGATGGAAATCGCTCACACGCATTACTGGAGCAAAGATCTGTCCGAAGGTAGTGGCTTCGACAGCTCTTTAATGTCGCAG GCGTCTAGCCCATTCGGTAGCAGGGAAAACCTGAAATCTCCGCAATCTCCGAATCAGTCAGATTTTATGGATGTTTCGCAAAGATCAG acTTGCCGCAAGTGCATTTGGATGTGCCACAAGCACCACCGGCAGGAGATACCAGCCAGTCAACGACGGACATGTTTTTAGATATGTTCACGAAGAAGGGAAAATTTTTAAGCAAGCTCACTTCGTTCGACTCAGAG AGTGGGCGGGGTGGTGGAACGGGGAGCAGCGAAGCTTTATCCACTGACGGAGGTAGCATTATCACTAATCCTGCTTTTCGGCAAGCGCACCAAGCTTCCTTTCGAAGCACCGTGTCTGATAGCGAGGTCGAGCAAGGCAAT TTTCCTCGGCAGGGCAAGCAGCGTTCTGGTAGCGTCTGGTCCAGTAAATCGTCCTTAAGCACCGGATTCCGATACCACGGCGGAAGTTTAATACCCACCACGGCGGTACCAAGTCCGGAGACTGCAAGAACGTATCTCTTCGAAG gtTTATTAGGAAAAGAAAGATCATCTTTGTGGGACGAAATGCAGTTCTGGGAAGATGCCTTCTTGGATGCTGTCTCGCAAGAACGCGATATGATGGGCATGGACCAAGGACCTGGAGAAATGGTGGAGAG GTATAAAAGTTTAAGCGAGAGCGAAAGGCGACGGCTGGAGCACGAGGAGGACAGACTGTTGTGCACTCTGCTGCATAATCTCACCGCCGTTCTCGTGATGCTGAACGTCGACAAGAACGAACTGAAGCGCAAGGTGCGCCGGTTGTTGGGCAAGAGTCACATCGGTCTTATCTATAGTCAGGAACTGAACTTACTTCTTGACCAGATAAACAATCTC catGGAAACGACATTGATCTGAAGCCCCTGACGTCCCGACAAATGCACCGCCAGTCGTTCACCGTGCACTCAGGAGTCGACGCCGAAGGTGATTTACGATTCCTCGAGGTTCGCCACGATGGTCTCGTGCTGAGATCGGTGAACGGTGTGATAGTCGAGCGCTGGTGGTACGAGCGGGTGGTTAACATGACCTATAGTCCGAAGAACAAGGTTCTCTGCTTGTGGAGGAGAAGCGGTGGAGATACTGAGTTACACAAATATTACACCAAAAAG TGCAAGGACGTGTACTACTGCATTAAGGACGCCATGGAAAAGGCGGCAGCTCGCGGGCGAGGTGCGAACGCTGGCTACGAGCTCGGTGGCGAGTTTCCGGTGCAGGACATGCGAACGGGCGAAGGTGGGCTTCTACAAGTCTGCATGGAGGGCGTCGGTCTCTTATTCGCAAATAGCAAG TTTTTTGTAAGACTCGATCATATCCGCAAGTGCTTTACTCAAAAGGATGGAATCTTTGTTTTGGAAGAATTCA atccTAAAACTAGACAAGTAATTCAACGTAAATATAAGTCTCAAATG GCATCTGACATCTGCTACGCTGTTCTCTGCGTATTTTCTTACGTGGCGGCTGGCACTGAAAAAGGGAAACAGCAACAACAGCCACCACAGCCTCAGCAGCACAGTTTGCAGCCGCATCATCAACGTCAGCATCAGCACCAACAACAGCAGCACCAGCaccaacagcagcagcagcagcatcaacagcagcagcaccagcagcagcagcatcaACAGCaccagcagcaacagcaaaaTTATCAGAGCCGACATCCTTATCAACAGCACAGACAAGAGCAATCGCAGCCGAGTAACCCGACTCCGCAAATGCATAAACCTACGCAGCTGGATCCTCATCCTCGTCAGCACTGA